In Dyadobacter subterraneus, a single genomic region encodes these proteins:
- a CDS encoding CocE/NonD family hydrolase has product MKNKITSLLSFVLTFFIFSTSLFAQDDVLKKLQEIAIIEQKIMMPMRDGVRLATDVYRPKTDKKVPIIFSKTPYNFNSWGDGELKPRTYQDALDAVKRGYAYVVQNERGKFFSEGNWEILGPPTTDGYDAFSWMTAQPWSNGKIGTLGCSSTAEWQMAVAALDHPSHAAMVPMGFGAGVGKVGPFVEQGNWYRGGAQQMLFTTWLYGTETDNMARPLFPKTATSEDLTRISRFYDLAPEMPKVDWAQGLKHLPVQDIIQNVNGPKGTYEKMIVRKPNDPEWYSGGLYHDNMPFGVPSYWFVSWYDVSTGPNLALFNHVRKNGVDQQVKDGQFLVIAPTLHCAYKRATENTVVGERSMGDARLDYDGLIYGWFDYWLKGEENNMLKKTPRVQYFTMGSNKWQHSETWPPANVEPTTYYFSSKGSANSLYGDGKLIAKPVGKDEKPDAFAYDPAFPVPSYGGNVCCTGTAIQGGSWDQHQMETRQDILVYTTEPFKDGVELTGSIETTLYVSSDVKDTDFTVKLIDVYPDGRAFNLDETILRARYREGFDKEVMMENGKIYKLTLSPMSTSNFFEPGHSVRVEISSSNFPRFDRNMNTGGNNFDETKGIIAHNKILHNAQYPSKLILPIVKK; this is encoded by the coding sequence ATGAAAAATAAGATTACTTCATTATTAAGTTTTGTTTTAACATTTTTCATTTTTTCCACTTCACTTTTTGCGCAGGACGATGTTCTGAAAAAATTACAGGAAATCGCAATCATTGAGCAAAAAATAATGATGCCGATGCGCGATGGCGTGAGGCTTGCCACGGATGTGTACCGCCCAAAAACGGATAAAAAAGTACCAATCATTTTTTCAAAAACCCCTTACAATTTCAATTCCTGGGGTGACGGAGAATTAAAGCCACGCACCTATCAGGACGCGCTGGATGCAGTGAAACGTGGTTATGCATATGTTGTACAAAATGAAAGAGGAAAATTCTTTTCCGAAGGAAACTGGGAAATACTTGGCCCGCCAACAACAGATGGATATGATGCATTTTCGTGGATGACTGCTCAGCCATGGTCCAATGGAAAAATCGGTACGCTTGGCTGTTCTTCAACAGCAGAATGGCAAATGGCCGTAGCTGCGCTGGATCATCCTTCACATGCCGCAATGGTCCCTATGGGTTTTGGTGCGGGAGTTGGTAAAGTTGGGCCATTTGTGGAGCAGGGAAACTGGTATCGCGGTGGTGCGCAGCAAATGCTTTTTACAACATGGCTATATGGAACTGAAACGGACAATATGGCTCGTCCATTATTCCCCAAAACAGCCACCAGTGAAGATCTGACAAGGATTTCACGTTTTTATGATCTTGCTCCGGAAATGCCCAAAGTGGATTGGGCGCAAGGTTTGAAACATTTGCCGGTACAGGATATTATCCAAAACGTGAATGGTCCAAAAGGTACGTATGAGAAAATGATCGTGAGAAAACCGAACGATCCGGAGTGGTATAGTGGCGGATTATATCACGACAATATGCCTTTTGGCGTGCCGAGTTACTGGTTTGTTTCCTGGTATGATGTGTCAACCGGACCAAATCTGGCGCTTTTTAATCATGTTAGAAAAAACGGGGTTGATCAACAAGTTAAGGACGGGCAATTCTTAGTAATTGCTCCTACGCTTCATTGTGCATACAAACGTGCAACTGAAAACACCGTTGTAGGCGAGCGCAGTATGGGTGATGCGAGACTGGATTATGATGGATTGATCTATGGCTGGTTTGATTACTGGCTGAAAGGCGAGGAAAATAATATGCTCAAAAAAACGCCGCGTGTTCAATACTTCACCATGGGTTCAAACAAATGGCAGCATTCTGAAACCTGGCCACCGGCAAATGTAGAGCCTACAACTTATTATTTTTCAAGCAAAGGAAGCGCAAACAGTTTATACGGAGATGGAAAGTTAATAGCGAAACCGGTTGGAAAAGATGAGAAACCAGATGCATTTGCCTACGATCCGGCATTCCCGGTCCCGTCATACGGTGGAAATGTTTGCTGTACCGGAACGGCTATTCAGGGCGGCTCATGGGATCAGCACCAGATGGAAACGCGTCAGGATATTCTGGTTTACACTACTGAGCCTTTTAAAGATGGCGTAGAATTGACAGGATCAATCGAAACAACGCTTTACGTTTCCTCAGATGTGAAGGATACGGATTTTACTGTGAAGCTGATTGACGTTTATCCTGACGGTCGCGCTTTCAATCTGGATGAAACCATTTTGCGCGCACGTTACCGTGAAGGTTTTGATAAGGAGGTAATGATGGAAAACGGAAAAATTTACAAGCTGACTTTAAGTCCGATGTCAACCAGCAATTTCTTCGAACCGGGACATAGCGTACGAGTAGAAATTTCAAGCAGCAATTTCCCGCGTTTTGACAGAAATATGAATACAGGCGGAAATAATTTTGACGAAACAAAAGGCATCATCGCCCATAACAAAATCCTGCATAACGCCCAGTATCCATCCAAATTGATATTGCCAATAGTTAAAAAATAA